Within Rhodobacter xanthinilyticus, the genomic segment CACTTCTGAAGCCCGCGAACCAAAGGCTGCGGTTGCGTGGATGAAGGTCATGCGTTTTTCACGGCAAACCGGGTGGGAGGGCCCTTTGGCATCAGCTCTTGCGCGAAGACAAAATGAATTCGCCAACCGAATCGGTTGTTGTTTGACTGCTACGGAGAAGCTGATACATCTGAAGGTGCAAAAAGACAGATGGGGCTCTCCGAGGATGACCTTGGGGGGCTCTTTCACTTTTTCGGGTTGCGGTCGTGCTCCTTTCTTTGCTGCTCTGCCTCGTCAGTCGGCTTTTCTGGCCGACTGCCATTCCTTGTAGAGGCGCTGCAATTCGGCCTCTGCGTTCTCAAGCCACCACATCGCAAACTCGGGAGCCTCGGTCTTGGAGAGCTTCACCGTGACCGATTTGGCCTGGTCCGAAACCTGAGCGAGCCGGCGCCCATCTTCTGAGAGAACCGGCAGGGCAGGGGAGGGGGCTTTGGTCGTGCTCGCCGTTTGACGCACGGCGGCTGCCGCGGCATCGGCAATCTGCGCGAACCGTCCGTCCGAGGTTGCGCTCGCAGGAGCCAAGGCATCCTGCGCGAGAGCGACAAGATCAAGGTCATGATTGTTGACCAGATCGGCGAGATCTTCCCAGCGACGCCGCCCGATACCATGTGCGGGACCGATCTCGCGCACGACGGCTTCGGGAATGCTCCCGGCCACCTTCTGCATCCGCGACAGCATCGGCTTGTCGACCGAGGGCATCCAAAATCACCGCTGTTTCGTAACCGCTTGCCGCCAGTTCTGCCGCAAAGAGCGATTTCTCGATGAAGCTGGGGTCGAGCCGCTGCGCGTTTTCCTGCCCTTGGGCCAGGATCGCTTCGTCATCGCTGAGGGCGCGCACCAGCGCCTTCGCGGGTTGGCCGAGAAGACGAAGCGCACGCAACCGACGACGACCATAGACGATGCGATAGGAACCCGGTTTTTCGGCCATCGGCCGAACCATGATGGGCACCTGCTGGCCGTGCTGGCGGATGCTCTCGGCCAACTGAGCCACATCGGCATCGGCGAAGGCCAAGCGGTCCTTCGGCCCGTCTTCTTCGATCAGATCGGGGGCAATCTCGCGCACTGCGTTGCTGGAGAGATCCTTCAACGTCGACTTGACGCCGCTCATCGCGCCGGTGTTCGGGAACCGAGACTTGTCGGGGCGGGCGCCTCGGTGGCGCTGGATGCCGGCAGGGCAGGGGGCTGAAACAGGTTGCGGCGCGCCATCAGTCAGTCTCCCGTCCCCATGCGGTCTGGATCACCTTCTCGAACTCGTCGGCCACGCCGTTCACGCTCTCGAGAATACGATCGAGCGTTTTTTTCAGCACCTGTGAGGGCTCTATTTCGTAGATCGTCTGTTGCGTCATCCCGGCATCGGAAATCGCGGTCGATTTCAGCATCGGCGTCGTCAGCACCTGGTCGAGCAGGATCGAGCGCAGGAAGCCCGCCATTTGCGATTGTGGAACGTCGGTCGGCTCGTAGCGCGCGATCAGGAACTTGAGGAAATTCCAGTGGATCGGCCCCGCAGCCTCCTCCAGCGCACGAACAGTTTCTCCAGCCATTTCAAGGAATTGCGCCATGGATGCCACATCCAGCATGCTCGGCACGACAGTGATCAGTAACCCGGTCGAGGCCAAAAGCGCAGTCATCGTGGTGAAACCAAGCTGCGGCGGGCAATCGATGATGACGAGGTCGTAGTTCGCTTCGACCTCATCAAGCGCGATTGCGAGGCGCTGCGTGAAAGGCGGGTCGATCTTGTGTTGCAGCGCATAGGCCGTTTCGGTCTCGTATTCCGAGAGCATCAGCCCGGCTGGAGCCAGATCGAGATCGTGGAAATAGGTCTTGCGGATGACCTGGCTGAGCGGGACCGGCTCTTCATATTTGAGCGCGTCATAGATCGTCCCACCCTCGGCGAATTCGATCTCCGGCCTGTAGCCGAACATCGTCGTAAGGCCTGCGGATCCATGTCGTCGCCAGCACCCGGTAGCCGCGCAGCGCATACCGCTGGGCAAGGTGGATGGCTGATGTCGTCTTGCTGGATCCACCCTTGAAGTTGACGATCGAGATGACCTGCAACGCATCGCCAGAGCGTCGGCCGGGCAGGTAGGCTTCGCCATTGCGCCCGGTCTTGGCCATGATGTGGCGGATCTGGTCGATTTCGGCGGCGGAATAGAGCCTGCGCCCGCGAGAATCCGTCTCCACCTCGGGGAAATCACCCTCTTGATGACGGGTCCGCAGGTTCGACATGCTGATCCCGGTCAGCTCCGAAACCTCGGCGGGCTGGAACTTCCGAAGCGTCTTTTTGCTTTCGGGCTGAAAGCTGTTACGCATATGATTGTCGAGCGCCTCCGACAGCCTGATGGCGTTCGCGGCGATGGATGCAGCAACAGATCCGGACGCAGCCGGTTTCGACGGTGTGCTCATTCTGCCCTCTCGGCCTCTTGGTGGGCCCTGGTGGTTTCGTCGCGAAAACGCGTTGTTTGCGCTTTTTCGCGACAACACTAGACATTGCACGCAACTTTCTTCCAGACAACAGTTTTTTGCAAATCCAGCCGATGAGAGGTTTCTCGTGCCGCTGTGCTTCAGGTGGCGAATCTGACAACTCGCTGATTTAATAAGATTTTCGCTCTGCGCGCTGTCGTATCGACCAAATGTAGTGGCTGTCACCACAAGCCATACAACCCGTCGGTGAAATGCAGCGCGTCGAATCGCCAGGGTTGTTCTGCTGAGTCTGTATCTCGTTGGAACAACCGGCAGATCAGAGGAGGACAATTGCCCCGCGCTCGGGCATCTTGTCGCCTTACCGACCAGCAAGGGGGGGGGCTTGATCATGTGCGGTCGGATCATCGACCCCAATCTGCGTAACACCGAAGTGGACATGTCGCAGATCAAGCTCGACCCGTTCGGGGTCCGGTTCAATGTCAAGCCGACCGAGACGGTGGTGATCCTCGCCAAGCGCCCGCTGGTGGCGATGGAGGCGCGCTGGGGCCTCATTCCGTCGTGGTTCGATGGCGCCCGTGCGAAGGACTGGAAGGCGGCGACGTTCAACGCCCGCATCGAGGATGCGCGCGATAAGTCCACGTTTCGTCAGGTCTGGCGGCATGGCCGGTGCCTCGTGCCGGTCGGTGGTTTCTATGAGTGGAGCGGCCCCAAAGGTGCCCGTCAGCCGCATTTCTTCCACCCGGCGGGCAATGAGGCGAACCTTTATCTGGCCGGGCTGGCGAGTCGTTGGCACGATCTCCTGACCTGCACCATCATGACGCGGGTGGCGACAGGGGCGATTGGCGGGCTGCATGACCGGATGCCGGTCATCCTGAATGCCGACGAGCAAGAGGCGTGGCTGGGCAGTTCCGACGAGGTTGCGGCCCTCGGCTCCGAGGCCATGCTGACGCATCACCCGGTCGCCCCGTTTGGGTTGAACGATGACGGACCGGAGTTGATTGAGCGCGTGAGCTGATAGGTACTAGCCGCCGGTCGTTTGCGCCACGGGGCGCGATGCAAAATGCGAGCGTCGGAAACGCAGTATGGATCTCGCGTCCATCGTGATCGACGTGCTCGGCCCTTTGCCGCCGGTCGGCCCTCCCGGCGCACGCCGCTGAAACGGCCGATCGAGCGCACCGCAGCGAGATACGTGCGCAGCCCAAAGGGGCCATCTGTGCTGCGCCCAGCTTTCGCCTTGGCGCGATCACGAGGGACGCTTTCTCCGCGCGCAAGCGATGGCGTGATCTGCCCCGAACAGTGCCGCCCCGCCTTGGCCCTTCCCTGATGGGCGGGGATCATGCCAACCCGGCCAGA encodes:
- a CDS encoding SOS response-associated peptidase; translated protein: MCGRIIDPNLRNTEVDMSQIKLDPFGVRFNVKPTETVVILAKRPLVAMEARWGLIPSWFDGARAKDWKAATFNARIEDARDKSTFRQVWRHGRCLVPVGGFYEWSGPKGARQPHFFHPAGNEANLYLAGLASRWHDLLTCTIMTRVATGAIGGLHDRMPVILNADEQEAWLGSSDEVAALGSEAMLTHHPVAPFGLNDDGPELIERVS
- a CDS encoding ParB/RepB/Spo0J family partition protein, whose amino-acid sequence is MSGVKSTLKDLSSNAVREIAPDLIEEDGPKDRLAFADADVAQLAESIRQHGQQVPIMVRPMAEKPGSYRIVYGRRRLRALRLLGQPAKALVRALSDDEAILAQGQENAQRLDPSFIEKSLFAAELAASGYETAVILDALGRQADAVADAEGGREHSRSRRARDRSRTWYRAASLGRSRRSGQQS